One window from the genome of Alkalihalobacillus sp. LMS6 encodes:
- a CDS encoding carbamoyl phosphate synthase small subunit, with translation MKGYVLLESGEQFAGNWHGKEPVNGEIVFFTGMTGYQEVISDPSFKGQIVVFTYPMIGNYGINEHDFESNGPQVEGVVLAEVEQSPSHHSQMESFCSYLERHDIPYVTGIDTRAIVKRIRKHGDMKATLTSNKMTKKTGEESLEHQEVVPLVSVQKNKVYNPHGKQHVVLIDYGYKHSIARELSTKGMKVTVVPYQTSKTEIERLQPDGLVLSNGPGNPKKLHAHLEEIRELARIYPTLGICLGHQLLALAFGAETEKLGFGHRGANQPVLDCHTNQVYMTSQNHSYVVKEGSIQETDFTVRYININDKSVEGLMHNHLPILTVQFHPEASPGPVDSNAIFDTFIQQLPVKERDHLYA, from the coding sequence TTGAAAGGATACGTTTTGTTAGAAAGCGGAGAACAGTTTGCAGGAAACTGGCACGGCAAGGAACCAGTTAACGGGGAGATTGTCTTTTTTACAGGCATGACTGGCTATCAAGAGGTGATAAGCGATCCATCATTTAAAGGTCAAATTGTTGTCTTTACGTATCCGATGATTGGAAATTATGGAATAAACGAACATGATTTTGAAAGCAATGGACCGCAAGTAGAAGGGGTTGTCTTAGCGGAAGTAGAGCAATCTCCTTCTCATCATAGTCAAATGGAAAGTTTTTGTTCGTATTTAGAAAGGCACGATATTCCGTATGTCACAGGAATTGACACACGAGCAATCGTGAAACGAATCCGTAAACATGGAGATATGAAAGCGACACTTACATCAAATAAAATGACAAAGAAAACAGGGGAAGAATCATTGGAACACCAAGAAGTTGTTCCGCTCGTAAGTGTTCAAAAAAACAAAGTGTATAATCCTCATGGAAAGCAGCATGTCGTGTTAATTGATTACGGCTATAAACATTCTATTGCTCGAGAATTATCGACAAAAGGAATGAAGGTGACGGTGGTTCCTTACCAAACCTCAAAAACAGAAATTGAGCGCTTGCAACCAGATGGTCTTGTTCTTTCAAATGGACCTGGAAACCCAAAGAAGCTACACGCCCATCTTGAAGAGATTCGTGAGCTGGCACGCATCTATCCGACTCTTGGCATTTGTTTGGGGCACCAGCTACTCGCCTTAGCATTTGGCGCTGAAACAGAAAAGTTAGGATTTGGGCATAGAGGGGCCAATCAACCGGTGCTCGATTGTCATACGAATCAAGTGTACATGACGAGTCAGAATCATAGCTATGTAGTAAAAGAAGGTTCTATCCAAGAAACAGACTTCACCGTCCGCTATATCAATATCAATGACAAGAGTGTAGAAGGGCTCATGCACAACCATTTACCGATTCTAACCGTTCAATTCCATCCAGAAGCAAGTCCAGGGCCAGTCGATTCAAACGCCATTTTTGACACATTTATACAACAGCTTCCTGTAAAGGAGAGAGATCATTTATATGCATAA
- a CDS encoding acetylornithine transaminase: MSYLFPTYTKKEIQLTQGKGSYVYSQDGTCYQDFMSGIAVTNLGHGHPAIVQALHKQADLLWHGSNLFHYEIQEQAAKMLVEKSVCDAVFFCNSGAEANEAAIKLARKASGKSHIITMNQSFHGRTLGSMAATGQEAVHQGYGPMLDSFTYVPFNDSEALELAVQPETAAIMIEVVQGEGGVHILSEQFASTIMKLKKEKNLLVIIDEIQTGIGRTGTFFAYEHYQLDPDVITVAKGLGNGFPVGAMLGKSNLIEHFQAGAHGSTFGGNPLAMAVVKAVLETMSQPQFLQEIKDKADRFNDTLRQELLACASVKDIRGSGFLIGIETTVLAQEVIDACEKKGLLLLPAGKHVTRLLPSLLIEEQEWNEAVSILKAALN, encoded by the coding sequence ATGAGCTATTTATTTCCTACTTACACGAAAAAAGAAATCCAGTTAACACAAGGAAAAGGATCATACGTATATAGTCAAGACGGAACATGCTATCAGGATTTTATGTCCGGTATAGCCGTGACAAATTTAGGACATGGTCATCCTGCCATTGTTCAAGCGTTACACAAACAAGCAGACTTACTCTGGCATGGATCGAACCTTTTTCATTATGAGATCCAGGAGCAAGCTGCTAAAATGCTGGTCGAAAAAAGTGTTTGTGACGCTGTGTTCTTTTGTAACAGTGGAGCTGAAGCAAATGAAGCAGCCATTAAGCTTGCGCGCAAAGCATCAGGAAAATCGCATATCATCACGATGAATCAATCGTTTCATGGTCGCACACTTGGTTCAATGGCGGCGACTGGACAGGAAGCCGTTCATCAAGGGTACGGTCCAATGCTCGATTCATTTACGTACGTGCCATTCAACGATTCCGAAGCGCTTGAGTTAGCGGTTCAGCCTGAAACAGCTGCGATTATGATTGAAGTGGTTCAAGGTGAAGGCGGTGTGCACATTTTAAGTGAACAATTTGCCAGCACCATAATGAAGCTAAAAAAAGAAAAAAACCTTCTCGTCATTATTGATGAAATCCAAACAGGCATCGGACGAACAGGTACATTTTTTGCATATGAGCATTATCAACTTGACCCTGATGTGATTACGGTAGCCAAAGGGCTTGGGAATGGATTTCCGGTAGGGGCGATGCTTGGTAAGTCCAATCTAATAGAACATTTTCAAGCAGGTGCTCACGGGTCGACTTTTGGAGGAAATCCGTTAGCGATGGCAGTTGTTAAAGCGGTTTTAGAAACGATGAGTCAGCCGCAATTTTTACAAGAAATAAAAGACAAAGCCGATCGATTTAATGACACGCTGCGACAAGAGCTCTTAGCATGTGCGAGTGTGAAAGACATTCGAGGAAGTGGGTTTTTAATTGGGATTGAGACGACCGTTCTTGCACAAGAGGTTATTGACGCGTGTGAAAAGAAAGGACTGTTGCTTTTACCAGCAGGGAAACACGTCACCAGACTTTTGCCCTCACTTTTAATAGAAGAACAGGAGTGGAATGAAGCAGTATCGATTTTAAAAGCGGCTCTTAATTGA
- a CDS encoding carbamoyl phosphate synthase large subunit, with product MHKQSIKSVLVIGSGPIVIGQAAEFDYAGTQGCLALKEEGIRVILLNPNPATVMTDEHCADVVYFERLTAKTVEDILVKEKPDGLLATLGGQTGLNLALKLHDEGTLDKHGVQLLGTPIESIKKGEDRELFRDLMNELNEPVPESDIIHTVQEAVTFSQTIGFPIIVRPAYTLGGSGGGIAKNEAALRTIVANGLKQSPINQCLIEKSIAGFKEIEYEVMRDNNDTCITICNMENIDPVGIHTGDSIVVAPSQTLSDRDYQMLRSASTKIIRALGIIGGCNIQFALDPHSDQYYLIEVNPRVSRSSALASKATGYPIARIAAKLAVGYHLHELLNPVTGHTYASFEPALDYCIVKFPRWPFDKFYNADRKLGTQMKATGEVMAIERSFNAALQKAVRSLEIGYYDLGKGEFSHEDDATLWKAVVEADDQRLFRLFELLRRGTTIEALHQQTKIDAFFLQRFAQLIALEKDIEQVSLKRVTTAQMNDYKKAGFSDATLAFLWEEDVNNVRNVRQQMNIKPVYKMVDTCAGEFEAQTPYFYSSYFGENESVPSTNKKIVIIGSGPIRIGQGIEFDYCSVHGANTVRELGYEAIIINNNPETVSTDYMTADRLYFEPLALEDVLAVIETEAVAGVIVTLGGQTGIKLTKELEEAGVHVFGVSAATVDQLEERDSFYDLLSSIDVEPIPGKTVASMEEAIASCEQMTFPILVRPSFVIGGQGMAILHSKEQLEEYLVNHPYKGLFPLLMDTYVQGIEVDMDVLTDGKSIHVAGIFEHIEQAGVHSGDSLAITPPFRLSEAIKQQMVDMANKLAQAMTFKGVFNIQFVLQDERAYVIEVNPRASRTVPLLAKLSGEPYIHYATRLMVGETLEQLNVKTGKLPYFAAKAPVFSYGKLAGLDPKLGAEMKSTGELLMIGKTPEEALAKVSAPFETLPALFEKEEEKSIFYCVEPALEKACNPFIEQLEREGFTIVKADFDQWVSSPEAKALIDISYPGQNGNEGKRHKALANQLTVLTEVETLGAFLHYFYHPSFSLQSIQEWRSKTFEKKESISCKALPSI from the coding sequence ATGCATAAACAATCAATCAAAAGTGTCCTTGTCATCGGGTCTGGACCGATTGTCATTGGTCAGGCCGCTGAATTTGATTACGCTGGCACCCAAGGTTGTCTAGCTTTAAAAGAAGAAGGCATTCGTGTCATTCTTTTAAATCCTAATCCTGCAACGGTTATGACAGATGAGCATTGTGCAGATGTTGTCTATTTTGAACGCTTAACTGCAAAAACCGTTGAAGACATTCTTGTAAAAGAAAAACCTGACGGCTTGCTTGCAACGTTAGGAGGCCAAACAGGATTAAATTTGGCGTTAAAGCTTCATGATGAAGGGACTTTAGACAAACATGGCGTGCAGTTACTTGGTACACCAATTGAATCAATAAAAAAAGGTGAGGATCGTGAATTGTTCCGGGATCTAATGAATGAGTTGAACGAACCTGTGCCAGAAAGTGACATTATTCATACAGTCCAAGAAGCGGTGACGTTTTCACAAACAATTGGATTCCCGATTATTGTACGACCTGCCTACACCTTAGGAGGTTCAGGAGGCGGAATTGCCAAAAATGAAGCAGCGTTACGCACAATTGTTGCAAATGGTCTTAAGCAAAGTCCGATCAATCAATGTTTAATAGAGAAAAGTATAGCTGGATTTAAAGAGATCGAGTATGAGGTAATGCGAGATAATAACGATACGTGCATCACAATTTGTAATATGGAAAATATCGATCCGGTCGGTATTCATACTGGTGATTCAATCGTGGTTGCACCTTCTCAAACGTTATCAGATCGTGATTATCAAATGCTTCGATCTGCTTCAACGAAAATTATTCGAGCACTAGGAATTATTGGCGGGTGTAATATTCAATTTGCTCTTGACCCTCATAGTGATCAATATTATTTAATTGAAGTAAATCCTCGTGTTAGTCGTTCTTCAGCGTTAGCATCTAAGGCAACAGGGTACCCGATTGCGCGGATTGCGGCGAAATTGGCAGTTGGTTATCACTTACATGAGCTCTTAAATCCAGTCACCGGACACACATACGCGAGCTTCGAGCCGGCGCTTGATTACTGTATTGTGAAATTTCCTCGTTGGCCTTTTGATAAATTTTACAATGCAGACCGCAAGTTAGGTACTCAAATGAAAGCAACAGGCGAAGTGATGGCGATCGAGCGCTCTTTTAATGCTGCGCTCCAAAAAGCAGTCCGATCATTAGAAATTGGCTATTATGATCTTGGTAAAGGTGAGTTTTCCCATGAAGACGATGCGACATTATGGAAAGCAGTAGTGGAAGCAGACGACCAACGATTGTTTAGACTGTTTGAACTTTTACGCAGAGGCACAACGATTGAAGCGTTACATCAGCAGACGAAAATTGATGCGTTCTTTTTACAGCGATTCGCTCAATTAATAGCGTTAGAAAAAGACATTGAACAAGTGTCTCTAAAACGTGTAACAACTGCGCAAATGAATGATTATAAAAAAGCAGGGTTCTCGGATGCGACGTTAGCGTTTTTATGGGAAGAAGACGTAAATAACGTTCGAAACGTTCGTCAACAAATGAACATTAAACCGGTTTATAAAATGGTGGATACGTGCGCAGGAGAATTTGAAGCACAGACGCCTTACTTTTATTCCAGTTACTTTGGTGAAAATGAAAGCGTGCCGTCAACAAACAAAAAAATTGTGATTATCGGTTCGGGTCCGATCCGAATCGGGCAAGGAATTGAATTTGATTATTGCTCTGTACATGGAGCGAACACCGTAAGAGAGCTAGGTTATGAAGCTATTATCATCAATAACAATCCTGAAACCGTTAGTACAGACTATATGACGGCTGATCGTCTTTATTTTGAGCCACTTGCACTAGAAGATGTGCTAGCGGTTATCGAAACAGAGGCTGTTGCTGGCGTCATCGTAACGTTAGGTGGCCAAACAGGCATTAAGCTGACAAAAGAGTTAGAGGAGGCAGGGGTGCATGTCTTTGGCGTCTCCGCAGCGACTGTCGATCAATTAGAAGAACGTGATTCTTTTTACGATCTTCTTTCATCGATTGATGTTGAACCAATCCCTGGAAAAACCGTAGCTTCGATGGAAGAAGCGATTGCTTCATGTGAACAAATGACCTTTCCAATTTTAGTTCGTCCTTCATTTGTAATTGGAGGGCAGGGGATGGCGATTTTGCATTCAAAAGAACAGCTGGAGGAATATTTAGTCAACCATCCTTATAAAGGGTTATTTCCACTTTTAATGGATACGTATGTGCAAGGCATTGAAGTGGATATGGATGTCTTGACTGATGGAAAATCAATTCATGTTGCTGGAATATTTGAGCATATTGAACAAGCTGGCGTTCATTCTGGAGATAGCTTAGCAATTACCCCGCCGTTTCGACTTAGTGAAGCGATTAAGCAACAAATGGTGGACATGGCTAATAAGCTCGCTCAGGCAATGACATTTAAAGGGGTTTTTAACATTCAATTCGTTCTACAAGACGAACGTGCGTACGTGATTGAAGTGAATCCTCGAGCATCACGAACGGTTCCTTTACTCGCCAAGCTTTCTGGTGAACCATATATTCATTATGCAACGCGTTTAATGGTCGGGGAAACGTTGGAACAATTAAATGTCAAAACGGGCAAACTCCCTTACTTTGCAGCCAAAGCACCGGTTTTTTCTTATGGGAAACTAGCGGGGCTCGATCCGAAATTAGGGGCAGAAATGAAGTCAACTGGTGAATTACTGATGATTGGCAAGACACCGGAAGAAGCATTGGCGAAAGTGAGTGCGCCGTTTGAAACTCTCCCTGCGCTATTTGAAAAAGAAGAAGAAAAGTCGATTTTCTATTGTGTGGAGCCTGCGCTTGAAAAAGCTTGTAATCCCTTTATCGAACAGTTAGAAAGAGAAGGGTTTACCATTGTGAAAGCGGATTTTGATCAATGGGTTTCTTCTCCAGAAGCCAAAGCGCTGATTGATATTTCTTATCCAGGTCAAAATGGAAATGAAGGCAAACGTCACAAAGCATTGGCAAATCAACTTACAGTTCTAACGGAAGTGGAAACGTTAGGTGCGTTTCTCCACTATTTTTATCACCCGTCATTCTCGTTACAATCGATTCAGGAGTGGCGTTCAAAAACGTTTGAAAAAAAGGAGTCGATCTCATGCAAAGCACTGCCGTCAATTTAA
- the argB gene encoding acetylglutamate kinase, protein MSKRTVIKIGGSMLAELSADFYKGLAERQRAGEEIIIVHGGGPAINEQLVKAKITIEFDQGLRKTTGEVLAIVKDVLFEQMNKGIVKTLQQTGVEAVSLSGFKHACIQAELIDEARLGFVGAVTSVQTKIIEEILLKNAIPVIAPLGLTSCGREVNINADTVAASIAKALAADEFIVVTDVDGVYIQKQKKAKLNEIEINQFIEQGEITGGMIPKVTGALNSLSDHLTCVRIVSGKEKLTLNSGTMIEKGTLVP, encoded by the coding sequence ATGAGCAAACGAACAGTAATTAAAATTGGTGGCAGCATGCTTGCTGAGTTAAGTGCGGACTTTTACAAGGGCTTAGCTGAACGACAGCGGGCAGGCGAGGAAATCATTATTGTGCATGGTGGAGGACCCGCTATTAATGAACAACTCGTTAAAGCAAAGATTACGATTGAATTTGATCAAGGTTTACGAAAAACAACAGGCGAGGTACTGGCGATTGTAAAAGATGTATTGTTTGAGCAAATGAACAAGGGCATCGTCAAGACGCTTCAGCAAACAGGTGTTGAAGCTGTTTCATTAAGTGGATTTAAACATGCATGTATCCAAGCAGAACTAATCGATGAAGCACGATTAGGATTTGTTGGCGCTGTTACGTCGGTTCAAACAAAAATAATTGAAGAAATTTTGTTAAAAAATGCGATTCCGGTAATCGCGCCACTTGGACTGACTTCATGTGGAAGGGAAGTCAATATTAATGCAGACACTGTTGCTGCTTCTATAGCAAAAGCATTAGCGGCAGACGAGTTTATCGTCGTAACGGACGTTGATGGCGTTTATATTCAAAAGCAAAAAAAAGCAAAATTAAATGAAATTGAAATCAATCAATTTATTGAGCAAGGTGAAATTACCGGAGGAATGATTCCAAAAGTGACAGGCGCATTAAATAGTTTGTCGGATCATCTAACCTGTGTTCGAATCGTGAGCGGAAAAGAAAAATTAACCTTAAACAGCGGTACAATGATTGAGAAAGGGACACTTGTTCCATAA